The following proteins are encoded in a genomic region of Fusarium keratoplasticum isolate Fu6.1 chromosome 9, whole genome shotgun sequence:
- a CDS encoding Phosphoinositide phospholipase C has translation MSLSSDFDSKNTLTTTSLHKLSDMSSLTRSHLTQVQTTFPSHTQPVPIPMSAISASSVASNSQQGSPIMSPDTAVLTTNSSAQPSPEPMRGREEEVFPSSFQLPESVLFRKMSENSSGQSLTSNPSAMSEVVGGNRSIMRRLSNRAHRFATSRRRQSSAAPASRDGSVGPSILRRRSDSNATAPPESSVLTDTDEEVEFVPDDSISFVGLDGAVYTSSANSTHGSISGSAGAMAGPVLPAELRNGSSVLKVSRKARPRKINLIYETETNKLSWDPARPHKSLHVDEIREIRTDSDIQQYILDFGMAQITEADKNLSDNWFTIIYTVPESSKTKFLHIVTDNIASRILWTEFLDAMLRYRQELMTSLMAFNDRAIAQYWQSEMTREFGDSPRGTDQEELDIAGVKRVCQSLHICSSQSTLEVNFHLADSRRRQKLNFTEFKDFVRRMKQRTDVQRLIRSIAANPELGLTLAEFLDFLRDEQGEDVDSNRASWEKLFSRYSRRYRTDEVDTAENAQTMSEAAFVGFLTSEDNGPIAPEPQEYTLDRPMNEYFISSSHNTYLLGRQVAGQSSVEGYISALVRGCRCVEVDCWDGYNGQPEVNHGRTMTTSISFKEVMTTINKYAFIKSKFPLWISLEVHCSPSQQATMVEIIKDCFGSRLVTETLDAFPDKLPSPSELMERVLIKVKKPQIKEEVVSAGNDFRGRRRGNSLNSPMIRPTVPDSAAIMPSQSLPQSPMLTPSHSTRRLVSKTRVNTITEGQVQDMMSSSTSDNESGAEQAAKKAPNKTVKVLGDLGVYCAGVKFSGFDTADAKQYNHIFSFMEASFAKHSRTKEQKMALDIHNMRYMMRVYPDRTRITSNNFDPLIYWRRGVQMAALNWQTFDLGMQLNRAMFDGGKDYSGYVLKPAELRDIQVLPYNSDIAEGKKERSVVTFSIDVISAQQLMRPANLPANKSINPYVEVEVFHANDKRDKKESECILSLEPDSPPKVQTDIKPENGFNPMFDKHFKFRVTTKHPDLVFVRWSVKLSTDGESYNERPAVATYTAKLTNLKQGYRTLPLLNHAGDQYLFSKLFCKIKVDPVEKKLIDAPRRAQDGGNKLNRLGGKVFSRINTSPKSTIEKSSSEKTSFDSY, from the coding sequence ATGTCGCTCAGCTCAGATTTCGACTCAAAAAACACATTGACTACCACTTCTCTTCACAAACTATCCGACATGTCCTCATTAACACGTTCTCACCTCACGCAGGTCCAGACGACTTTCCCGTCTCATACACAACCAGTTCCCATCCCCATGTCGGCCATCAGCGCCTCGTCTGTTGCCTCAAATTCACAGCAGGGCTCACCCATCATGTCTCCCGACACAGCCGTCCTGACCACAAATTCCTCCGCCCAGCCCTCACCTGAGCCCATGCGAgggcgggaggaggaggtcttTCCTTCCAGCTTCCAGCTTCCCGAGTCGGTGCTGTTCCGCAAGATGAGCGAGAACTCATCAGGGCAGAGCTTGACCAGCAACCCAAGCGCAATGTCAGAAGTAGTTGGAGGCAACAGGAGTATCATGCGTCGCCTCTCAAACCGAGCTCATCGATTCGCCACGAGCAGGAGACGGCAATCTTCTGCCGCCCCGGCCAGCCGTGATGGAAGTGTGGGACCTAGCATCTTGAGGAGACGCAGTGACAGCAATGCCACGGCGCCCCCTGAGAGCAGTGTCTTGACTGATACGGACGAGGAGGTAGAGTTTGTACCTGATGACTCCATCTCCTTTGTTGGCCTGGACGGCGCCGTCTACACTTCCTCGGCCAACAGTACCCACGGTTCCATTAGCGGAAGTGCTGGTGCTATGGCTGGCCCTGTGCTCCCGGCTGAGCTCCGCAATGGAAGCAGCGTCTTGAAGGTTTCAAGGAAAGCTCGACCAAGGAAGATCAATCTTATTTACGAAACAGAAACGAACAAGCTGTCCTGGGACCCTGCTCGCCCCCACAAGTCACTGCACGTGGACGAGATCAGGGAGATTCGGACAGACTCTGACATTCAGCAATACATCCTCGATTTTGGAATGGCCCAGATCACCGAGGCTGACAAGAACCTCTCGGATAACTGGTTCACCATTATCTACACCGTTCCCGAGAGCTCCAAGACGAAGTTCCTGCACATTGTTACCGACAACATTGCCAGCCGGATCCTTTGGACGGAATTCCTCGACGCCATGCTCAGGTATCGACAGGAGCTCATGACTTCTCTGATGGCCTTTAACGACCGGGCCATTGCCCAGTACTGGCAAAGCGAGATGACCAGGGAGTTTGGCGATTCGCCTCGTGGCACCGAtcaggaggagcttgacaTTGCAGGTGTCAAGCGGGTGTGCCAGAGCCTTCACATCTGCAGCTCCCAGTCAACACTCGAGGTCAACTTCCACCTGGCCGACTCTCGAAGACGCCAGAAGCTCAACTTTACCGAGTTCAAGGACTTTGTGCGGCGGATGAAGCAAAGGACGGATGTTCAGCGTCTCATCCGTAGCATTGCTGCTAACCCTGAGCTGGGCCTCACCCTGGCCGAGTTCCTAGATTTCCTCCGTGATGAGCAGGGCGAGGATGTTGATTCTAACCGGGCCTCTTGGGAGAAGCTCTTCTCTCGCTACAGCCGCCGATACCGAACTGACGAAGTCGACACTGCCGAGAACGCCCAAACCATGTCGGAAGCCGCGTTTGTAGGCTTTCTTACTTCGGAGGACAATGGCCCGATCGCCCCTGAGCCCCAGGAGTACACCCTCGATCGCCCCATGAACGAATACTTTATCTCGAGCTCCCATAACACTTATCTCCTCGGTCGACAAGTTGCTGGCCAGTCCAGCGTTGAGGGCTACATTTCGGCTCTGGTCCGAGGTTGCCGGTGTGTCGAGGTTGACTGCTGGGATGGCTACAACGGCCAGCCCGAGGTCAACCATGGACGTACCATGACAACCTCGATCAGCTTTAAGGAGGTTATGACAACCATTAACAAGTACGCCTtcatcaagtccaagtttCCTCTGTGGATCTCCCTGGAAGTCCACTGCAGCCCCAGTCAGCAGGCCACCATGGTCGAAATTATTAAGGATTGTTTCGGCTCAAGGCTGGTGACGGAGACCCTTGACGCGTTCCCCGACAagctcccctccccttcGGAGCTTATGGAACGTGTCctgatcaaggtcaagaagccgCAGATTAAGGAGGAGGTTGTCTCCGCTGGCAACGACTTCAGGGGTAGACGCCGAGGCAACAGCCTGAACTCGCCCATGATCCGACCGACCGTGCCCGATAGCGCTGCCATCATGCCCTCGCAGTCCCTCCCCCAGAGCCCGATGCTCACGCCCAGCCACTCGACCCGCAGGCTGGTCAGCAAGACGCGCGTCAACACGATCACCGAGGGCCAGGTCCAGGACATgatgagcagcagcacgAGCGACAACGAGAGTGGAGCCGAAcaggcagccaagaaggcgcccaacaagacggtcaaggtgCTCGGCGACTTGGGTGTGTACTGTGCAGGTGTCAAGTTCTCCGGATTTGATACCGCGGACGCGAAGCAGTACAACCACATCTTCTCTTTCATGGAGGCGAGCTTTGCCAAGCACTCTCGcaccaaggagcagaagatgGCGCTCGACATCCACAACATGCGATACATGATGCGAGTCTACCCCGACCGAACCCGTATCACCTCGAACAACTTCGACCCCCTCATTTACTGGCGCCGCGGTGTCCAGATGGCGGCTCTCAACTGGCAGACGTTTGACCTCGGAATGCAGCTTAACCGCGCCATGTTTGACGGTGGCAAGGACTACTCTGGTTACGTTCTGAAGCCCGCAGAGCTTCGCGATATCCAGGTTCTCCCGTACAATTCTGACATCGCAGAGGGTAAGAAGGAGCGCAGCGTCGTGACGTTCAGCATCGATGTCATCTCGGCTCAGCAACTCATGCGACCTGCCAACCTCCCCGCCAACAAGTCGATCAACCCCTACGTCGAAGTTGAGGTGTTCCACGCCAACGACAAGCGAGACAAGAAGGAGTCGGAATGCATCCTGTCCCTGGAGCCCGACTCGCCGCCCAAGGTCCAGACGGATATCAAGCCCGAGAATGGCTTTAACCCCATGTTTGATAAGCATTTCAAGTTCCGGGTGACGACAAAGCACCCCGACCTCGTCTTTGTGCGATGGTCAGTCAAGCTCTCGACCGACGGTGAAAGCTACAACGAGCGACCGGCAGTGGCGACATACACGGCCAAGCTCACCAACCTGAAGCAAGGATACCGAACCTTGCCTCTCCTCAACCACGCTGGCGACCAGTACCTgttctccaagctcttctGCAAGATCAAGGTGGACCCAGTCGAAAAGAAGTTGATCGACGCACCCCGACGCGCCCAGGATGGCGGCAACAAGCTGAACCGTCTGGGCGGCAAGGTGTTTAGCCGGATCAACACCAGCCCCAAAAGTACGATTGAGAAGTCAAGCTCAGAGAAGACGAGCTTTGACAGTTATTGA
- a CDS encoding Palmitoyltransferase — translation MAATARRWARKMERACCTFATYFPLVFVYGLTTWAVWVVVNVGSASRKSSWRGNGSSAVGVALYLLLNWCYTTAVFTPPGSTTNDMGYGLLPTQNAPPATSYTVKSNGELRFCKKCQARKPDRAHHCSTCRRCVLKMDHHCPWLATCIGLRNHKAFLLFLIYTTLFCFWDFAVSGSWVWYEALEEQDYSESFMPVNFIMLSVISGIISIVVGAFTGWHIHLAMRGQTTIECLEKTRYLSPLRKAYNTAHDPANHLPQGAQQFVDFHTNALPGITRPEEGEERHTQELPRTYPPDGSHPVQMSYAQREREQRQKRYEEYLDEQDSEKLPNVFDLGWKRNLLHLLGPTPALWFFPVCNTTGDGWTWEASSKWLEARDKLRAEREEQRLREVNAGWGSPDDIPDIPERPTGAGRHFSPSPQLAGNKPMSKADRVLGRDPNLYADATQNVPMRRLSPRGRTLEDELADLDDEDDEFMDDANDDKKLSPGAFTSEAQRREEAENRAMDVVTNGNWGRGGASGMLRKGGSQTSLNRTPSPRFQDEGVD, via the exons atggcggcgacggcTCGTCGATGGGCGCGCAAGATGGAGCGGGCGTGCTGCACGTTTGCGACATACTTTCCCCTCGTGTTTGTCTATGGATTGACGACATGGGCTGTCTGGGTTGTTGTCAACGTCGGTAGCGCAAGTCGGAAGAGTAGCTGGAGAG GGAACGGCTCTTCTGCCGTCGGCGTCGCCCTCTACCTCTTGCTCAACTGGTGCTACACCACGGCCGTCTTTACTCCCCCCGGCTCCACAACGAACGATATGGGCTACGGCCTCCTCCCCACGCAGAATGCGCCTCCGGCCACGTCTTACACGGTCAAGAGCAACGGCGAGTTGCGATTCTGCAAGAAGTGCCAGGCCCGCAAGCCCGATCGCGCCCACCACTGCTCGACATGCCGCCGATGCGTACTCAAGATGGATCACCACTGTCCTTGGCTGGCCACTTGCATTGGTCTGCGCAACCACAAGGCCTTCCTGCTGTTCCTCATCTACACCACgctcttctgcttctgggACTTTGCTGTTAGCGGCTCCTGGGTGTGGTAtgaggctctggaggagCAGGACTATAGCGAGAGCTTCATGCCTGTCAACTTTATCATGCTGAGCGTCATTAGCGGTATCATCAGCATTGTTGTGGGAGCGTTTACTGGATGGCATATTCATCTCGCCATGCGCGGTCAGACTACGATTGAGTGTTTGGAGAAGACGCGGTATCTTTCTCCGCTGCGTAAGGCGTACAACACCGCTCATGATCCTGCCAACCATCTTCCCCAGGGTGCTCAGCAATTTGTCGACTTTCACACCAATGCCTTGCCTGGAATTACACGGCCCGAAGAGGGTGAGGAGCGTCATACGCAGGAGCTGCCCCGGACATATCCCCCTGATGGTTCGCATCCTGTTCAGATGTCATATGCCCAGCGAGAACGAGAGCAGAGGCAAAAACGTTACGAAGAATATCTTGATGAACAAGACTCTGAGAAGCTGCCCAATGTTTTCGATCTCGGCTGGAAGCGCAATCTTCTACATCTGTTGGGCCCAACTCCCGCTCTCTGGTTCTTCCCTGTCTGCAACACAACCGGAGACGGTTGGACATGGGAGGCGAGCAGCAAGTGGCTCGAGGCACGGGATAAGCTCCGTGCTGAGCGTGAGGAGCAAAGGCTCCGCGAGGTCAATGCCGGCTGGGGATCCCCTGATGACATCCCCGACATTCCTGAGCGACCAACTGGTGCAGGACGACATTTCTCGCCCAGCCCTCAGCTCGCGGGCAACAAGCCCATGAGCAAGGCGGACAGGGTCCTTGGACGTGACCCCAACCTCTACGCCGACGCGACGCAGAACGTGCCTATGCGGCGGCTGAGCCCTCGAGGTCGGACATTAGAGGATGAGCTCGCGGATctggacgatgaggatgacgagttCATGGATGATGCCAACGACGATAAGAAGCTCAGCCCGGGTGCCTTCACATCTGAGGCTCAGCGCCGTGAGGAAGCTGAGAACCGGGCCATGGATGTCGTTACTAACGGCAACTGGGGTCGCGGCGGTGCAAGTGGCATGCTCCGTAAGGGGGGCTCGCAGACAAGCCTCAACCGGACACCGAGTCCCAGATTCCAAGACGAGGGTGTCGATTAG
- a CDS encoding C2H2-type domain-containing protein: MPSGLQADGTFMCKPCQIRFPTWERLLKHKDIMRRAGKAKHIHCKFCGMDFKTEVAHMTHIHQSHPQAQDLQCPGCHQGPFAKLGGLLHHIQNECSTLDVSFLEHLREEKMEFATQLQAITNEPVKANYAHYMPAASGSGYDYEDVESKIEAFKLKKKEFPDLCKPESTVDHTDNKENIAPWEWDSGKTLFPDAPPAQKPTKEQLEAAAAPGPQDWDEWLNVNDPTHPKFNVARYYQPIIDKYACPVIGCGKTFKNSRAIIGHLKSPAHSGTKYRCPYCLRTFNSLAAITSHAEDSSVRCRMRETDTYGALIDQLTGGLADVSFRRHDDGTVKYEVSKNFRRKEPEPSKPKPSKPKEPEPVKPEPLRPVKTESSKPQPLKTELSKPLPLKAELLKTKQFEPSVKTLEIDPWTGSQITR; the protein is encoded by the exons ATGCCTTCTGGTCTTCAGGCCGACGGCACGTTCATGTGCAAGCCGTGCCAGATCAGGTTTCCGACCTGGGAGCGACTTCTCAAGCACAAAGACATAATGCGACGGGCCGGCAAGGCCAAACATATTCATTGCAAGTTCTGCGGCATGGACTTCAAGACTGAGGTGGCTCATATGACGCACATTCACCAG AGCCACCCTCAAGCGCAAGATCTCCAGTGTCCAGGATGTCACCAGGGCCCCTTCGCCAAACTGGGCGGTCTCCTCCACCATATCCAGAACGAGTGCAGTACCCTGGATGTTTCGTTCCTTGAACACCTTCGTGAGGAAAAGATGGAGTTTGCTAcccagctccaggccatcaccaacgagCCCGTCAAGGCAAACTACGCACACTATATGCCTGCCGCTAGTGGTAGTGGCTACGACTACGAGGATGTTGAGAGCAAGATCGAGGCCTTCAAACttaagaagaaggagttcCCCGATCTCTGCAAGCCAGAGTCCACCGTCGACCACACcgacaacaaggagaacaTTGCGCCCTGGGAGTGGGATTCGGGCAAGACGCTGTTCCCTGACGCGCCCCCAGCGCAGAAGCCAACAAAGGAACAGCTGGAGGCAGCAGCTGCTCCGGGGCCACAGGACTGGGATGAATGGTTGAATGTTAATGATCCAACCCATCCCAAGTTCAACGTCGCCCGGTACTACCAGCCTATCATTGACAAGTATGCCTGCCCCGTCATAGGATGCGG AAAAACCTTCAAGAACTCCCGCGCCATCATCGGGCATCTCAAGTCGCCAGCTCACTCGGGAACCAAGTACCGCTGCCCCTATTGCCTCCGGACTTTCAACTCGCTTGCCGCCATCACTTCGCACGCAGAGGACAGCAGTGTCAGATGCCGAATGCGCGAAACTGACACGTATGGTGCCTTGATCGACCAGCTGACGGGTGGTCTGGCGGATGTCTCTTTTCgccgccatgatgatggcaccgTCAAGTATGAGGTTTCCAAGAACTTTCGCCGCAAGGAGCCAGAGCCTTCCAAGCCTAAGCCTTCCAAGCCTAAGGAGCCAGAGCCTGTTAAGCCCGAGCCTCTCAGGCCGGTCAAGACTGAGTCTTCCAAGCCTCAACCCCTCAAGACAGAGCTCTCCAAGCCTCTGcccctcaaggccgagctgCTCAAGACTAAGCAGTTCGAGCCTAGCGTCAAGACGCTTGAGATTGATCCTTGGACTGGCAGCCAGATCACCCGGTAA